The Quercus robur chromosome 7, dhQueRobu3.1, whole genome shotgun sequence genome has a segment encoding these proteins:
- the LOC126693761 gene encoding putative disease resistance protein RGA3 has protein sequence MAEIGYGIAVKVLELLGSRTFQEISSAWGFKGDLKKIGRRVLAIKAVLIDAEEKQASNERLRTWLRELKDVLIDAENVLDEFQYRVLQKDVMKINGSSRKKVQFFFSGSNPLLFRFKMANKIKGGRERLDDISALKDEFNLAAQLEDRNPTMNRRDMTHSFVDPSNVIGRGDDKEKIMDLLMQLDASRNVSVIPIVGIGGLGKTTLAKLVYNDEQIVSHFQQLRMWVCVSEDFDVTRLIKEILKSAKVPVDENLGIDQWQNSLRELLKDKKFLLVLDDVWNDDRNKWMELEDLLLGGCNGSKIIVTTRNSSVATIMGTASPYNLKGLLEENCMSLFVKLAFKKGEEEQYPNLLNIGREIVNKCKGVPLAVRTLAGLLYSRVDEHEWKSIRDNEIWNLEQKEGDILPALKLSYNQLPFHLKQCFAYFSVFPKDYEFNNVQLIQFWLAHGILQSPKDENIELEDVGDLYIKELLSRSFFQDVNQEYIWCYEFKMHDLVNDLALLSNKGEFSVVTKKSTLTAEVCHLSFLENGQEVTAQLEKLSKVQTIIFKTEQPTSLLEACIARFKYLRVLDLSNSSFELLPSSIGSLKHLRYLDLSNNRIIKQLPDSICKLHSLQTLLLSGCSNLERLPKGIRDIISLRHLRVTTKHTCLLEKAVGCLDSLQSLLIGECENLKCVFEGMEEGRLTNLQRLGVVECPSLTFVTQYQTPNCPRGLDNWGL, from the coding sequence ATGGCTGAAATTGGCTATGGCATCGCAGTGAAGGTCCTGGAGCTGCTTGGATCCCGTACTTTCCAAGAGATCAGCTCGGCATGGGGCTTCAAAGGTGATCTGAAAAAGATTGGGCGCAGAGTCTTAGCCATTAAAGCCGTACTGATTGATGCTGAGGAGAAGCAAGCAAGTAACGAGAGGCTAAGGACTTGGCTAAGGGAGCTTAAAGATGTCCTTATTGATGCCGAGAATGTGTTGGATGAATTTCAGTATCGAGTATTGCAGAAGGATGTAATGAAGATAAACGGGAGCTCTCGCAAAAAGgtgcaatttttcttttctggttcTAATCCACTTTTATTTCGTTTTAAAATGGCAAATAAAATCAAGGGTGGTAGGGAGAGGTTAGATGATATTTCAGCTCTTAAGGATGAATTCAATCTTGCTGCACAACTTGAAGATAGGAACCCAACAATGAACAGGAGGGACATGACCCACTCCTTCGTTGATCCTTCTAATGTCATCGGTAGGGGTGATGACAAAGAAAAGATCATGGATCTTTTGATGCAGCTAGATGCTAGCAGAAATGTCAGTGTAATTCCTATAGTTGGGATTGGAGGTTTGGGGAAGACCACACTTGCCAAGTTGGTGTATAACGATGAACAGATAGTTAGCCATTTTCAACAATTGAGGATGTGGGTGTGTGTGTCTGAGGATTTTGATGTTACAAGGTTGATAAAAGAAATCCTTAAATCTGCAAAAGTTCCAGTTGATGAAAACTTGGGTATTGATCAATGGCAAAATAGCTTAAGAGAACTTTTAAAAGATAAGAAATTTCTACTTGTCTTGGATGATGTTTGGAATGATGATCGTAATAAATGGATGGAATTGGAAGATTTGTTACTTGGTGGTTGCAATGGAAGTAAAATTATAGTGACAACACGAAACAGCTCGGTTGCTACTATTATGGGTACTGCTTCTCCATACAATCTTAAAGGTCTACTCGAAGAGAATTGTATGTCTTTGTTTGTGAAATTGGCATTtaagaaaggagaagaagaacaATATCCAAACCTCTTAAATATTGGAAGAGAAATTGTCAACAAATGTAAAGGGGTTCCATTGGCAGTGAGAACTTTAGCTGGCCTACTTTATTCAAGAGTTGATGAACATGAATGGAAATCTATTAGAGATAACGAGATATGGAATTTAGAACAAAAGGAAGGTGACATCTTACCCGCATTGAAGCTCAGTTACAATCAATTGCCATTTCACTTGAAGCAatgttttgcatatttttctgtttttccaAAGGATTACGAATTCAATAATGTTCAATTGATTCAATTTTGGTTGGCACATGGAATTCTTCAATCACCTAAGGATGAAAATATAGAGTTGGAAGATGTTGGTGACTTGTATATCAAAGAGCTATTGTCGAGATCTTTCTTTCAAGATGTTAACCAAGAATATATCTGGTGTTATGAGTTTAAAATGCATGATCTGGTCAATGATCTTGCACTCCTAAGCAACAAAGGTGAGTTTTCAGTAGTGACCAAGAAGTCTACCCTTACTGCAGAAGTTTGTCATCTGTCATTTTTGGAGAATGGGCAAGAAGTTACAGCACAATTAGAGAAGTTGAGCAAAGTCCAGActattattttcaaaacagagcAACCTACGTCCTTACTTGAAGCATGTATTGCAAGATTTAAGTACTTGCGGGTGCTTGATCTGAGCAATTCATCCTTTGAGCTGTTGCCAAGTTCCATCGGAAGTTTGAAACATTTGAGATATCTTGACCTATCAAATAATCGCATAATCAAGCAACTTCCGGATTCCATTTGCAAGCTGCACAGTTTGCAAACTTTATTGCTTAGTGGTTGTAGCAATCTTGAACGGTTGCCCAAAGGTATAAGGGACATAATCAGCCTCAGGCATTTGAGAGTTACAACAAAGCATACCTGCTTGTTGGAGAAGGCAGTAGGTTGCTTGGATTCTCTTCAATCTTTGCTGATAGGTGAATGTGAGAATCTAAAATGTGTGTTTGAAGGGATGGAGGAGGGGCGCCTCACCAATCTTCAAAGATTGGGTGTTGTAGAATGTCCAAGTTTGACCTTTGTCACTCAGTATCAAACACCTAACTGCCCTAGAGGACTTGATAATTGGGGATTGTG